A genomic window from Brassica oleracea var. oleracea cultivar TO1000 chromosome C8, BOL, whole genome shotgun sequence includes:
- the LOC106310331 gene encoding alkane hydroxylase MAH1-like, translated as MAMISLLEITVYFLCFSFFFGYFFIMKKPHRSFPTNWPFLGMLPGLLVEIPRVYDYITEFLEASNLTFLFKGPCFVGVNMLFTVDPANIHHIMSSNFTNYPKGSEFKKIFDVLGDGIFNADFDLWMDLRKSAQCMMSRPEFQRFTLRTNMRKLEKGLVPILDHFAKKKLVLDLQDVFQRFTFDTTLVLATGIDPGCLSIEMPEIEFARALDEAMEVIFFRHIKPEIVCKIQRLLGFGDELKMKIAHSTLDRVCSKCIASKRDEITRGVTSIDSSSKDLLMSYMDVDTTKYKSLNPGDDKFLRDMILSFMIAGRDTTGSALTWFFWLLTKNPEVTTKIRQEINTKISPRTNNDSDHFSSQELNKLVYLHGAMCEALRLYPPVPFQHKSPTKPDVLPSGHKVEPSTKIVFCLYSLGRMKSVWGEDASDFKPERWISETGSSIHVPSFKFLSFNAGPRTCLGKEVAMTQMKTVAVKIIQNYEIKIVEGHTIEPVPSVILRMKQGLKVMVTKRSNLV; from the coding sequence ATGGCTATGATAAGCTTACTTGAAATCACAGTTTATTTCCTTTGTTTCTCCTTCTTCTTTGGATATTTCTTTATTATGAAGAAACCTCACCGTTCGTTTCCCACGAACTGGCCATTCCTCGGTATGCTTCCGGGCCTACTCGTAGAGATCCCTCGTGTGTACGACTATATAACCGAGTTTCTCGAAGCCTCAAACTTAACTTTTCTTTTTAAAGGCCCATGTTTCGTTGGCGTCAACATGTTGTTCACTGTAGATCCGGCTAATATTCATCATATCATGAGCTCAAACTTCACAAACTACCCAAAAGGATCAGAGTTCAAGAAGATATTCGATGTTTTGGGAGATGGGATTTTCAACGCGGATTTCGATCTATGGATGGATCTGAGGAAGTCAGCTCAATGCATGATGAGTCGCCCGGAGTTTCAAAGGTTTACACTAAGAACAAACATGAGAAAGCTAGAGAAAGGGCTTGTCCCAATTCTTGATCACTTTGCTAAGAAGAAACTAGTCCTTGATTTACAGGATGTGTTCCAAAGATTCACCTTCGATACTACGTTGGTTTTAGCGACCGGGATTGATCCGGGTTGTCTCTCGATTGAAATGCCAGAAATCGAGTTTGCTAGAGCTTTAGATGAAGCAATGGAAGTGATATTTTTCAGACATATCAAGCCGGAGATTGTTTGCAAGATACAAAGGTTGCTTGGGTTTGGAGATGAGTTGAAGATGAAAATTGCTCACTCGACTTTAGATCGAGTTTGCTCTAAGTGCATAGCTTCAAAGAGAGATGAAATAACACGTGGCGTTACTAGCATCGACTCTTCTTCTAAAGATTTGTTGATGTCTTACATGGATGTAGACACCACCAAGTACAAGTCGTTGAATCCAGGTGATGACAAATTCCTCAGAGACATGATTCTAAGCTTCATGATAGCAGGTAGGGACACCACAGGCTCTGCTCTCACTTGGTTCTTCTGGCTTCTCACCAAGAATCCGGAAGTAACGACCAAGATTCGTCAAGAAATCAACACAAAAATATCTCCAAGAACCAATAATGATTCTGATCATTTCTCTTCACAAGAACTAAACAAGTTGGTGTATCTACATGGCGCCATGTGTGAAGCCCTCAGGCTATATCCACCGGTTCCATTTCAGCACAAGTCTCCTACAAAACCCGACGTTCTTCCAAGCGGACACAAAGTCGAGCCAAGTACGAAGATTGTGTTTTGTCTGTACTCACTAGGGAGAATGAAATCGGTATGGGGAGAAGATGCATCAGACTTTAAACCAGAGAGATGGATTTCGGAAACTGGAAGTTCGATACATGTCCCATCTTTTAAGTTCTTATCGTTCAATGCCGGTCCAAGAACTTGTTTGGGGAAAGAAGTGGCTATGACGCAGATGAAGACAGTGGCTGTGAAAATCATACAAAACTATGAGATAAAGATCGTTGAAGGACACACGATTGAGCCAGTTCCTTCTGTTATTCTTCGCATGAAACAAGGCCTTAAAGTCATGGTCACTAAGAGATCTAATTTGGTCTGA
- the LOC106308634 gene encoding uncharacterized protein LOC106308634 has product MKRTRRSSRLSERETSTPAPSAAGPSGSSRKRIRKQRREITPPPSSPPAANKSSSSTDDEVEAFQPKEPRYQASRAIFQARNQENPEMLHSNITPFSSRFVTSNSAERYEKLAPREFVIQQRLDVNDENLFDVKQVVVRSGLIYTLIDSDLFHPNVVKEFIANLGAAEDRRNGVAVFLRGSMVDFSPSLINALYLVPGFEEDHDYMAADIDRVCSFLTDNCVQCWEAMSSKYLTPTNQVLYKLVFSNWIPTINYTSMNQERLKFLYMIHHQLCSFDFG; this is encoded by the coding sequence ATGAAACGCACCCGAAGAAGCTCCCGATTGTCTGAGAGAGAAACATCTACTCCGGCTCCCTCCGCCGCTGGTCCTTCCGGATCTTCCCGCAAACGAATCCGGAAGCAACGGCGAGAGATCACTCCGCCGCCGTCTTCTCCGCCTGCTGCAAATAAGTCTTCCTCATCTACCGACGACGAGGTTGAAGCCTTTCAACCCAAAGAGCCGCGTTATCAAGCAAGCCGTGCTATCTTCCAAGCACGAAATCAAGAAAACCCCGAGATGCTTCATTCCAACATCACTCCGTTCTCGAGTCGCTTCGTCACGAGCAATTCGGCTGAGAGGTATGAAAAATTGGCTCCACGTGAGTTTGTGATTCAACAGAGGTTAGATGTGAATGATGAGAACTTGTTTGATGTGAAACAGGTGGTAGTTAGGTCGGGTTTGATCTACACTCTGATTGATAGTGATTTGTTTCACCCTAATGTGGTGAAAGAGTTTATTGCCAATTTGGGTGCTGCTGAGGATAGAAGAAATGGTGTTGCTGTGTTTCTTCGTGGGTCTATGGTTGATTTCTCGCCTAGCCTGATTAATGCTCTGTATCTGGTTCCGGGATTTGAAGAAGATCATGACTACATGGCCGCAGACATTGATCGAGTGTGCTCGTTTTTGACGGATAATTGTGTGCAGTGTTGGGAAGCCATGAGCTCCAAGTATCTGACCCCGACGAATCAAGTCCTTTACAAACTAGTGTTCTCAAATTGGATTCCCACCATCAACTACACGTCAATGAACCAGGAACGACTCAAGTTTCTCTATATGATTCATCATCAGCTTTGCAGCTTTGACTTTGGTTAG